A portion of the Cryptomeria japonica chromosome 5, Sugi_1.0, whole genome shotgun sequence genome contains these proteins:
- the LOC131876250 gene encoding probable disease resistance protein At4g27220, translated as MAGSASNEWEFKLQRLQNDGVHSLSDRLRLSYDALADVDGYVISLQLCFVCLAAFSEDKVIYTELAIKYWIGEGLVAGTNPFQIGEIYVNLLADRCLIEPVRRGYDGNVVHFRVHDVLHDLAHQIAEKEEKCLFQAGRGLSEFPAHDCSGHVRVSLMVNSLTSIPKAFRAPYIRSLLLAHNTSLKEIPKEVIGSMTALRVLDLSYTGLQSLPKSMGCLKHLVCLMLHHVPIKRLPNSVGALKNLQILDLSKSDITELPDGISKLTSLKLLDVSSCENLLRMPYGISRLTSLEYLGAIRSSNISWNKPEKLSISDLGTLNQLKRLGFDNNGEIIREGMLGSLRQMEYLYLRLTDMERLPHDMTAMLKLRKLLLVGPQLLEIENSFCEFQHLSYISLFECDILKQLPAMQKLPYVLLQHREVSRGRKSTSQARSIFNGRGGEVGAAANSGRKSTAFT; from the coding sequence ATGGCAGGCAGCGCTTCAAATGAATGGGAATTCAAACTCCAGAGGTTGCAGAACGATGGTGTGCACTCGCTTTCCGATAGGTTGAGATTAAGCTACGATGCGCTGGCCGACGTGGACGGTTATGTCATTTCCTTGCAGTTGTGCTTCGTCTGCCTCGCTGCTTTCTCAGAAGACAAAGTCATTTATACTGAACTTGCTATAAAGTACTGGATTGGAGAAGGGTTGGTGGCCGGGACGAATCCTTTCCAAATTGGAGAGATATACGTCAATTTGTTAGCGGACCGATGCCTTATTGAACCAGTAAGGAGGGGTTACGACGGAAATGTGGTCCATTTCAGGGTGCATGATGTTTTGCACGATTTGGCACATCAAATTGCTGAGAAGGAAGAAAAATGCTTATTTCAGGCAGGCAGAGGTTTATCTGAGTTTCCAGCGCATGACTGTTCAGGACACGTCAGAGTTTCATTGATGGTCAACAGTTTGACTAGCATTCCAAAGGCATTCAGAGCTCCTTATATCCGGTCGTTGCTACTTGCCCACAATACTTCTTTGAAAGAAATTCCAAAAGAGGTGATTGGGAGTATGACCGCTCTCAGGGTCCTCGATTTGTCATATACAGGTCTCCAGTCGTTGCCTAAAAGCATGGGATGTTTGAAGCATTTAGTTTGCCTTATGTTACACCATGTGCCAATCAAGAGATTGCCAAACTCTGTCGGTGCTCTCAAAAACCTTCAAATATTAGATCTTTCTAAATCTGATATTACAGAACTCCCGGATGGCATTTCTAAGTTGACTTCCCTAAAACTTTTGGACGTTAGTTCCTGTGAAAATCTGCTGCGCATGCCTTATGGGATCTCACGCCTTACGTCCCTGGAGTACCTGGGTGCAATCCGTTCTTCAAATATAAGTTGGAATAAGCCTGAAAAACTTTCAATTAGTGATTTGGGCACCCTAAACCAACTTAAAAGGTTGGGGTTTGATAACAACGGTGAAATAATTAGAGAAGGAATGCTGGGAAGCTTGCGGCAGATGGAGTATCTATATTTGCGACTCACAGATATGGAAAGGCTACCCCATGACATGACTGCCATGTTGAAATTGAGGAAACTCCTCCTTGTTGGTCCTCAATTACTTGAAATTGAAAATTCATTTTGTGAATTTCAACATCTGAGCTACATTAGCTTGTTTGAGTGCGACATACTGAAACAACTACCGGCCATGCAGAAACTTCCATATGTACTGCTCCAACATAGAGAAGTTTCCAGAGGAAGAAAGAGCACTTCCCAAGCTAGAAGTATTTTCAATGGTAGAGGTGGAGAAGTTGGAGCAGCTGCCAATAGTGGAAGAAAGAGCACTGCCTTCACTTAA